The Lactuca sativa cultivar Salinas chromosome 2, Lsat_Salinas_v11, whole genome shotgun sequence genome includes the window GCTTTGCTAAACTAAAATAATCCAAAATTCCGAAGAAAGACCCCAAAAACTGGGTTTAGAGGTTGAGAGGAAGTTGAGAAAGGTGTACAGACAAATAAGGGGCTGATGCCCCTTTTATAGGCAGAACTCGTGATTACGCGCCACACTTTTCAAGGTGCGTACCGAACACTTAAAGTGATGTCTCCCCAACTGTTTTGTGCCACATGTCAGCTGTCACCTTCTAGAAACATGTGTCGAGCAAAACATAAATTTTGTAAATTCTGTAACTTtttcatacaagctccgttttcgatgttctttatatccacgcacacctatcgacgagatctacaactttcctttcgACTTCATCGACTAATTatcactttatttttaaatttatgtttttaaagagCTTAGACTgttaaacctcatataaaaatcataactctaaCATATGACATCCATTCTCGACTGTCTTTGTGTCGACGAAATTGTATCGTAGAGATCTTCAACTTATGTTTAAATCGTTTtagctaacaatcaaccgatttcTATTTCAGTCTTATGTCGTGCACTGCtgagttgaaacttcgaaaaattataactttttcatatgaagtcagatttggatgttttcTATATGCACGAGTTCACTTTTACcgctactacgactttcgtttaggttaTTTATCCTACATAACCttcaataataaaaaaacatcTATTTATCATCGCGACAAATAATTATCCTATTTTTTTAATCATCTAATCATATCTTGTGGGTATTAGACGAGATGTTTAAGAATATCAGGGTGCCTCCAACAAAAATAGTAGACACTATTATTGTTAATTTATACTCATTGTGTAAATTTAAAAGTAAAAGGGTTGTGGTTGTTTGCTAGTGGATTTGCTcactatttttttcatttatttttgtaGCCTCTTTACTTTTTCTTCGCTCATACTTTTGTACTTCGTTGCTATTTAATCACTTGCTAATTATTtgctatttaaaaataaataaataaataagatgcATAGGGACCATTTACATATTTACAATACTTATTTACATATTTACAATTCACTAaaaacatagggaccatttgaAATCAAACTCATTAGTTTGTTGGCTAATAAATAATGACAAGAACTCCTTTATTttctctgtttttttttttttttttttttttttttttatcttaagtTATTTGTAAGAGAAAATATCATATTCTGGTAAAATTTAGATTTATAACCTACAAAATCACAGGCATATTCGGTTGCTTGAATCTATCCCCAAATCGGTTTCTTTACGTAGGAGAGACGACGGTAAGATGATGGATCCCGGAGCCGGCCCCACCACAGCAACCCCCAGCACCGACGCTCCCCCATCAGCCGGTTCGCTGCATTCAACGGACACACCTGCAGCAGCCGTGCAACGGTGGGGTTTTGTGGTGTCACAACGCTTTCAACATTTGCTCGACAAGTCAACGCCGTTCTTGCTCTACCGGTGGATCGTTTTCTTTGCCATCGCGTTCATCTATGGCGTCCGCGTGTTTTTTGTGCAAGGGTTTTACGTGGTCTCGTACGCACTCGGGATATACATCCTTAATCTGCTCATAGGGTTTCTATCTCCTCAGGTTGATCCGGAATTCCAAGACCTTTCCGATGGCCCTACTCTTCCCTCTCGGAGCTCCGATGAGTTCCGCCCTTTTGTTCGTCGTCTTCCCGAGTTTAAGTTTTGGTAATTACTGTTTCTACTCTAAATTCGATTTTCTAATTCCTGATTTCAATTGCAATATTAACTCAGCGATCAACTGATTTAGTTACTTTAGATTTAGATATTAGATCAAATAGGATCTCGTACTGAATCTAGGGATCAACAACCCAACAACACACACAAATTGATAGCAAGAAGAACTGGACTGTTGATTTGCAGCATAATCTAGGGTTAGCAATCAGGATGTTTATGCTGTTAATTGCTAACCAATTAACCATCATTCTTCAAAGCCACCAGTTAAATAATTCTGTTACTGCTGATAATACTCTTCCAATTACTCAATTGTACTTGATAAAATATCTGTCTGGATCCATTTCAAGCAAATTGGTAAGTTCTTCATATCGAAGTTGCTGAATATAACAATACACCAATATTATGCAGATACAAACGACCTTCTCCTTAAAAAGCTAACCCTGTTACCCAACATTCCAGTCTCTTTTGTTGACAATGAAATCACCAGATGTCAatcttgttttcattgatgacaggTACTCGATAACAAAAGCCTTCTGCATTGCTTTTGTTTTGACATTCTTCAGTGCATTCGATGTGCCTGTTTTTTGGCCTATACTCCTTTTTTACTGGGTCATCTTATTCGCTCTTACCATGAAGAAACAAATACTGCATATGGTCAAATACAAATACGTCCCATTTTCGTTTGGAAAACAGGTACCCTTTTTATCCCCATTTTACATTAAAGTTAcaaattatatttcattttgggGCTATTTGTTACTTAAGTAAGCTTATTTTATACAGACTTACAATGGAAAGCGGGGGGCAACATCAACCGAGAGTACAAGTCTTCTTCCTAGAGACTGAAAGATGTTCAAACAGTTTTATAGATTTTGTTTCCTAAGAAGTTAGACTTGACTTTTTTAATGGTTTGTTTTATGTAGGAGATCATTTCGTACAGGTTTTTAGTAGTCGTAAGTTTAATGTTATAGACAAATGAAGCTTAAGTCTTTTTAAAGAGTTATCATAGTTGTGGTGGGGAAAATGAGGATCTTATGACATTGTGGGATAATACCTGTTTGACATAACAAGTTGTACTGTGTTTGAAAAACGTGCATTGGACTGACATTTGGTGTGATGTCAATGTGATAGAAATTCTAAATTTTTTTACCACCTAAAAACGTGGGACAGGGGCTCGTTCTCGATTTTTTGTATGTGCAACAGATGTAAATGGATTCCTCATCCCCTGTCAGAGGAAATAGTTTTAGAAAGTTTGTCtagtctgtgtgtgtgtgtgaactagTCTTATCATATGTGTTCATGTTTACCctgtttaaaaaacatatattatcGGTTAGTATAGGTTTCCAGCCAAATATGAATTTTTTGGCCATTGTCTTAGGCACACACTCACACATCCGTACAAGTCGTACTTAGATCCATGACAGATATGAAATCATTGAAGGCACACACATCCATGACACATGAGTTTTCGGTCAAACATGAACACAGACATCCATATCTGAAAGTGTTGAAGGTACATACATGGCATGATTCTGATGAACACACATTCATTGCAGATCGATAACATGATGTTTTGGCTTATTTTTCGGATGAACATGGTTTTGTACTTGCACGTGAAAATTGTGGGTATTTCAAGTTCATCCATGGGGTTTCTTTTTGGGTTTGTTGGGAATAAGCGTTTTTCGAGTTCAACCATGGCGAATTCAGGTTTTTTTGGAGCTCTTACATGACAAATTTGAAACTGATTTTCAAGTCCATCCATGTAGTTCATCGAGTTGATTATTGGGTGTTCATCAAGATTTGAGTTTTTGATGAACAAACACACAAAAACTACAGATCCAAATAAAATTGTCGGAAGATTTTTGTTTCACGAGATAAGATGACCGAAGGCTCGTCGGAGCTGTGTTGATCATCTACATTAGTTGgttataatgatatatttttttaacatgGTAAACtgtgtaaaaaaaaaatatgacgAAATGTATATATCCAATAATGTTCCTTACCCTTATAACTCTTCAACAAATTCATCAAACACTTAAGAGAAATGCTATGGAATTGAGTTAGTCGACTTGGTAACCAATTAGTGATGGAATAGAGTCATGAATAGTAATTTGTTGGAATGTGTCGGAATCCAAGAGACAATCATATCTTTATACTATGTTTATTTATGAGTTTTTCTTTtgcgaaaaaataaaaaatgggaAATAAAGTATCTTTTAGGATGGAAAATGATGAAAAGGGAGAAAGGGGAAAGAGATTTTAGTGTTTTTAGAAAGGGAGGAAATATTTCACGATAATGAAAATGTATGGTTTCTTATGTACAAAGAGAAATTTGTAATCACTTTAACTTCCCTTTACTTAAAAAATAAGACTTTTTTCAAACTGAAAACATAACTAATAATATTTTATTCTTTCTTTTCTTGTACTTTTTTTTATTCTATTTTCCTGGTTCTATCTAGGGAGAGAATTATGGGGAAAACTGAAAAGGAATATTACAATCTTTCTCTCACTCTATACAATTCAAGAAATAGAGAACAAATGGTGGTAACTATTTTTATACTATTGTTTATATTGATGAAAACTTTGAGAAAAATCTTTATTGAGCTTTTTTTGTTCAATTTTTTCAAATGTACCCTCTATTtgttataaaaaaacataatattttacaTGTTTGTTaagttattttatatatattcaattagtTTATAAGCTAGTTTTAACAAATGTTATTTTTTAGCATATATTTTTTCAGCTAATTCGTCGACCATCTTAAAGTTTCAAGTTTGTGTTTTGCTTTAGGTCATcttattaattcttaactaatataCTTTGGTACTTAACTAATATAATATGGCTTCCATAAATAGAAATTCGTTTCATGAACAACACGTTTTCATCCGTTTTTGTAGTAAAATATGTTTATAGATGGAAAAGTtaagtttggaaagaaaaaataaaaagaaacgtTTCTTTCAATTTTCCTCATGTTACATATGAATATATGATCACGTTAGTTGTTTGGTAGTAATATTTAATGTtcatttaataatattttaatattttaatatattaatatgatatatATTATTATGTAGGAGCACTTGtagaaataaaaatttaatttaattgaataaataaataatctatATCTTTGTTTGTTATTCCAATACAATAAAACCTTTCCAAATCAAACTCAAACTCAtataaaatccttttataaataTTACAATCATTTTTATTTTCTTCCCTAAAaaataaccttttttttttttttttttttttttttttttttttttttttttttgtaaaatctaTGCAAAATTCAATAATTCATACCCAGTTATGTGAAAATATATCAGTTTCTCCGGCCGTAAACCATCAAGATGCCGGTGGCCGGTAATACCCATAAACACCGTAAACCGTCTGTGTTGCCGTGAGGATGAGCAGAATCACGGCGGCGAAAAACGAAATAATAGCCCAAGGATTGCTGAAATAGTTATGAATTAACGTCGCTCGCCATGAATTCCACCGGTGATTATAAAACTGGTTCACCTTCTCCGATAACTCCGACAGATAACTGTTATTAATATCGAAAACCACCTCCTGACATAACCGATTGAACAGATCTGCTACATCTGCATCACTCCCTAACCAATGCTCAAAAATCCCACTGTAATGGAGGTATCCCACGTCCTCCGGCGAGTTTATCAAATTATCCATAAAAATCACATACGACGTTATCTCATTCCCGCAGTCCAAATGCGATTGCTCGAATGCTATCAGATTAAGAAACAGAGATTTCGTCCCATCGTGGATTAACAGCCGGGGGATCTTTAGAACTCCGTTTTCGAATTTAATATCCCAGAAACGATCGGTTTTTCGTTTTTTGAACTTCATTCCGGCTTCTTTAAGCTCGGTTACACAGTGGATGAGCTGTGTTCTACGTTTATCGGCGACACGGTTACTATGCGACCACCGTTTGATCCATCTTCTTGGCTCCATCTGCGGTCCTCTACTCAATAGACTCTGCCGGAAAACATGGAGACAGTGAAGATATGACTGGTCCGATAACGGGTCAAACGCGCTGGAAACGTCGTACCCTCGAGACGATTTCATTTTGCTCCGGTGGCTTTTCGTCAACGGTTCATCGGTTGGCATTAACGGGTCGAAGAATCGTAAAGCCAGCTTCGCGACTAACCCTTTTTGATCCGGCTGACCGAATTGGAGCCCTAATAATCTGTCAAGGATGAACAAAGGAATCTGATTCTCGAGCATTATCATGTCTCTTTGAATCGAATGCATCGACCCTCGCATTGCAAAAACCGGATCGCATCGGGAATAACCGAGTTCCGAGAACCCTTCTGCAGCTCCCCGGAAAAGCTCGAGAGCAAAACAGCCATCGAGAACCATCATTTCCACGAATTCGTTACTGCTGATAGTAATCTGTCCTTCGTAGCAAGCTCTTGCCCTTTCTTCGAGTTCTTTAATGGAATCGATGTAGAGTTTAGCATCTTGATTACCACGTTTCAGAATCTGGTGAAACGCCCGCCATTTATGGCGATCCATGTTTCTCAGGCGTTTTTTTCCATGGTGGTAAGGCCCTAAAGAGACGATGTTTGGAATATAAGCTTTATCTTCACCATCGCGTAAATACTGAGGAACTTTATAGATACAGAGCTTTCCCCAAGTTCCGGCGACGTCGTCTTTCTGAGCAACCTCAAGCCTTTCTCTAACCGTGATCATCCATTCCGATTCCGGCGATTTTGGACCTTCCTTTATGGTTTCAGAACCACCATTGATATCAATCTGCAGTGGTTCATATGACTGTTGATTCTCTTCGCCGGAAAAGTTGATCGATCGGCTGGTGGTTGGGATTCCGGCGTCGACAGTTTCTTTGAGCTTTAGAGTAATTAGATACCAGCTCAAAAGCTCCTTGTTGAACACAGCCACCATTTTTTTTCTGTTGAAGAAAGATTATGCTAATGCTTTCAATAAAAAATGGAACCTTGATTGTTCTTATTATTTTTAAGTAACTTGCGAAAACAGAATGATGGCAAGAAAGTGACGTTACAACTGTTGAAATAATATCAATAATTTATATCTGATTTTATCCAATAGAATGCTTAAACGCAACCAAAATTGACTTTTGGATTAAAAGGAGGCTGATTAGTTAATTAATTTGCATTCAACTCTAAAGACCACATGCTTTTCTGACTCTAATGATAACTTCATCTCCTAGAAATAGGTTTGCTTTAGTTGCTTGTACTGTTCAAGTGCTTAAAGCACGTTTTATGGTTAACTTTCTGCATATAACCCTAATAGTGTCAATGGTCAATTTAATAGCTGGATAATCCGACCCGACCCGACCCAGCGTCATGAGTCATGAGTCAGCCAAACTTTCATCCCCTCCACCAACACGCCATTACCATCTATGATTATGAAAACGATTTCATTTCATGTGCCACATTCTTTTGGCATGATTAAGCCACGTgggtttttatatataaataagggTCATTGTCTAATGAAGCTTCTAACATTTATTTCCCCTTAGGTAAGTGAGATCGTTCACACCACATAGTTGTCCTAAAGGTAAGTgagatgtttgtttttttttgaaacgaaGTGAGATGTTTTTGAGTTATCTTTATTATGAATGTTGATTGTTACTTTCTTTTAGTACCAAAATAAGTGTGTTCCATTAGCACTTTGAGATGCCTTAAATCCTAGCATAAATGAGAAATCTTTTAAAAATTTGGAGCTTTACATCATAATACTAAACGTATCCTTAATTTTCCAGTTTTATCTTttgtttcatttatgcttttatactCTTGTTCTAACAAATACACGTAATATGCAACCTTTTATCTCATGGTCATACATTGCCACCATCTCCCACCTACATTTTCATTCAGAAGTAGCTGGTTTTATGTTAACCCAAAAAGTCgaattaaataaaaagttttgttCTGCATatgaatttttagtttttatttcaaACAAAAAATTTATAATTCAAAAGTTATTTCAAGTTTGATTTTTGAGACATTTTAGCTTTTGATTTTATGTCTCACTAGTTTTTTCAAACACATTTACATAAATAAATGTTGTAGCTATCAGCAATCAGTTGTAGTTAATTTTGTCAAACATACACATAATATAATACTtatgaaattaaataaaatataaaagatatactTTTATAATTGTTTGAATTTACTAATTTTATGCAGACCCCGATTTAATCACTATTATGCAAACATTATTTTAACGAAGACTTTTAATCACGATTACGCAAACATTATTTATTTGTGttcatattatatttaaataatgtcttgatatatacatttttttttatttctcttCTTGATATGTTCAAATGGAGTTTCTTTAATCACTATTATGCAAACATTATTTATGTGTGctcatattttttataataatgtcTTGATATTTACATATTTTATTTGTCATGTTCAACTGATGTTATGGCAATTCTTCTATGTATTGACCTCTTATAAAAGAGTGAAAAGTATAATTACGGTAGTAAATACTATAATTGTACATATAAGGGAACGAGAATGTAAAAAAATTTAAGAATACAAGAATAAATCTCAATCACTAACTTTTAAAATATTCTTTTATAAGAAAAGCACAAATATATCATAATTCGTATGAATTTGTATTCGGTATAAATAGTTATTCATATCAACATAATGTCTTTTAAaagtaaaacaatttttttttttactttttttattttagttttcatatgttttatttaaatataaataaaccttttatttgattgatattaaaacttattttttttattgacaTGTGAATAAACTATAGATATACACCGTTTATACGTAAACGCATAAGATTAAATAAGAGTTTTAATATAGCAAATGACTATTAGCTCAGTTGGTAAGATGCATCAAGGTAGTGGGAGGTGGTGCAAGTCTTGCTTTGATCAAAGTGGTGAATCATACGGAGGCAGAAAGGGAGGTGATTCCGGGCTGTGCCCGCTTTGCGGATCCGAGTCTAACGTTCCCGTGTACGCCAACATATATTAACTCCGTCGGTTAAAAAAAATAGAGTTTTAATATAAATTTGATAAATAAtttattcacatataaataaaatatacgaTGATAGTGGATGTAAAAAGTATAAATTAAATGTTTATATCAAAAATATATATCAATATGAATTTGGATTAATAAAATATAACATATTATAAATTTAATATATTCAAAAAGAATTTAGATAATATATGATATATCTAGTGGCATTTATTTTTTCGTACTTTTACAACTTTTTCTATTTTTGTTTATATCTAACATGTAAATGTATTAGATCTTATCATAGATTTTTCAAGTACAAAATTTATCTACTTATTTATTTAGGGTTATTGTCATTCTAGCCCAACCATCTTTCGTATATTGGTTTAAATGGTCCCTCGTGACTATTTTTTGCTTTTAAATGGCTAATACTTGTCATTTTATAGTTTAAAATGTCACATTTATAGATTTAAAGGGTGCAACCGGTCACACCCATCCGACTAGGACGTTGTTTTATTCCACCTCTTTGCCAACTAGATTAAATATGTCACGAGTTATGTTACTAAATGAAACTTGATATCCGTTTAAACCATCTCAACTGTCCATTTCATTTATTCTGCTACTTTTTCGTTGGTATACTTTTTTCAAACCGTGATTGACACGAATCCGTTTCTTAAACTCCTCCTCGCTCAAATTGGGCAACATAATCAATCTTATGGCTGTCTACATGAAGATAGATCTCCATTTTGCCAGAATTTTTACAAGGTACCTCGTTATTTGTTACTCAGATGGTACACAACAAAGGTTCGATGATGTAGACTTTGCTGGAATGAACAAGAACGAGTTTGTGGGGTTTATTCAAAGGTTCGCTAATGAGGAATGAGTCAATGTTTACTTTTGCATGACCGATGTGGAGTTGGATGATGGAATTGAAATTGAGGATCTGGTGGGTCATAGTTGGCAAGGTGTTACGGAGGATTTGCAAGGCACTACAAAAGATTTGCAAGATGGGGAAGGTGATGGAATTAACACTGAAGTTGAGAATGTTCAAGGTGATAGGGAGGATCTGCAAGGTAGTAGGGAGGATTGGCAAGGTAAGGAAGATGATAACATTGACTTGGAAGTTGACAATGAACGTGATGAATGTATTCCTATGAATAGGACAAAAGATGATGAGTTTTTGAGCAAACTGTGCCCAAAGGACCAAGTTACCCCTGATAGTCCTCCTTATGAAGAGACATATGATCATGTAGATGAGGATGAGGTAATATCTAATGACCAAGCTATTTACAATGACAAAGTTCATTGGAAAAAACAGAAGCCTGTATTAGGTATGAGATTTGTGAATCCTAAACAATTGAAACACATGTTGTGTAACTATGCTGTTGCAAATGGTTATCAGTTATGCTACAAGAAAAATGGTAGCATAAGACTTTTAGTGAAATGTTGTTCTGGTGCTTGCAAGTTTAGATTGTGGGCATCTTGGATGAGTAAGGAAAAATCTTTCCAAATTAAGTGTCTCATAAATGAGCATAACTGTGCAAGAAACTTCAAATTAGGTTCAATTGTCAGCTATGATTGGATAGGTACACATTACACCACCCAATTCTTACAGAAACAAAAAGTTAGTGTTAGGCTCCTTAGGGATGAGGTTAAAGAGAAATTTGGGATAGATGTAAGTATGGGACAGTGTAGAAGAGCAAAGAAGTATGCAGTTGAGTTGATCGAGGGAACACTAGTGGATCACTATGCAAAGCTATGGTCATATGGTGAGGAGATAAGAAGATCAAATCCTAGATC containing:
- the LOC111902742 gene encoding protein RER1A; protein product: MMDPGAGPTTATPSTDAPPSAGSLHSTDTPAAAVQRWGFVVSQRFQHLLDKSTPFLLYRWIVFFAIAFIYGVRVFFVQGFYVVSYALGIYILNLLIGFLSPQVDPEFQDLSDGPTLPSRSSDEFRPFVRRLPEFKFWYSITKAFCIAFVLTFFSAFDVPVFWPILLFYWVILFALTMKKQILHMVKYKYVPFSFGKQTYNGKRGATSTESTSLLPRD
- the LOC111902740 gene encoding UPF0481 protein At3g47200, giving the protein MVAVFNKELLSWYLITLKLKETVDAGIPTTSRSINFSGEENQQSYEPLQIDINGGSETIKEGPKSPESEWMITVRERLEVAQKDDVAGTWGKLCIYKVPQYLRDGEDKAYIPNIVSLGPYHHGKKRLRNMDRHKWRAFHQILKRGNQDAKLYIDSIKELEERARACYEGQITISSNEFVEMMVLDGCFALELFRGAAEGFSELGYSRCDPVFAMRGSMHSIQRDMIMLENQIPLFILDRLLGLQFGQPDQKGLVAKLALRFFDPLMPTDEPLTKSHRSKMKSSRGYDVSSAFDPLSDQSYLHCLHVFRQSLLSRGPQMEPRRWIKRWSHSNRVADKRRTQLIHCVTELKEAGMKFKKRKTDRFWDIKFENGVLKIPRLLIHDGTKSLFLNLIAFEQSHLDCGNEITSYVIFMDNLINSPEDVGYLHYSGIFEHWLGSDADVADLFNRLCQEVVFDINNSYLSELSEKVNQFYNHRWNSWRATLIHNYFSNPWAIISFFAAVILLILTATQTVYGVYGYYRPPAS